In Mercenaria mercenaria strain notata chromosome 14, MADL_Memer_1, whole genome shotgun sequence, the following are encoded in one genomic region:
- the LOC123527428 gene encoding tripartite motif-containing protein 2-like isoform X1: protein MMSSTLVETVSINYEDFNDSFLTCGTCLCVYDSNEHHPKLLPCSHTVCKNCLERIVDTQIHDTGTFRCPICRETIGIPRGGVISFPASFIVNQLLDLMSRQRRDVIPKCSVHAAEELLFCESCDSVFCLQCTGEEHNGRGASEHTVIPFSIAIKRMSEILLYKAHLCIKNLNNAFDNVSTEAHQLENSVERTMENINRSFQDIISLVDKRRQECLSMVRKIREEKKTILKEQLDLIQSEKQKVQGECDGLQYQVEVRNITKKISDLNEKLDSTSTLSEPRENSFMRYEYKHNTALRDISNALNNLGRIKVSTTFPALCSAKISKAITHLKSCVTITTVDYHGNPRVSGSDPVIADLRNDKGDVIDTKIKDRNDGTYEIHYVPPKSGNYKMCIGIFNRPIKGSPFSISVTDHNNPVLRYGTRGTREDGLMQPLRVATGDSDGNVYVLDTGNSRVKVIDEYGDFVRHIGSEGFENQSGMGIALTKDNQVVVVNWRTKLVSFLSQEGELLNKFTHDCFAEPIDIAINSRDEIIIADIGANKIFIFDRSGKLLTTFGNKGEREGQFRNISAVTVGKCDEILVADHRIQVFTKDGKFSRQVPNQSKGDYGGIVVDSSGYILATRIEKGRGFVQVLNSSGKLMFCIDSFEDKLKRPSGLAVTKDHHVYVADLGNNCVKKFRYR, encoded by the exons ATGATGAGCTCAACTCTCGTGGAGACTGTGTCTATCAACTATGAGGACTTTAACGACAGTTTCCTGACCTGCGGTACCTGTCTGTGTGTGTACGACAGCAACGAACACCACCCGAAACTACTGCCCTGCTCACATACTGTGTGTAAGAACTGCTTGGAGAGAATTGTCGACACTCAGATACATGACACAGGAACATTCAGATGTCCTATATGTCGTGAAACTATAG GTATACCACGAGGTGGAGTCATATCTTTCCCTGCAAGTTTTATAGTCAACCAACTTCTGGACCTAATGTCTCGTCAGCGTCGTGATGTCATTCCGAAATGCTCCGTACATGCTGCAGAGGAACTACTTTTCTGTGAGTCCTGTGATTCAGTATTCTGTTTGCAATGTACGGGAGAGGAGCACAATGGACGAGGAGCCAGTGAACATACCGTCATTCCATTCTCGATAGCAATTAAACGTATGTCAGAAATATTGCTGTACAAGGCTCATTTGTGTATCAAAAACCTGAACAATGCGTTTGACAATGTCTCCACTGAAGCACACCAGCTTGAGAATTCAGTGGAACGTACCATGGAAAATATTAATAGGTCGTTTCAAGATATCATTTCTCTCGTTGACAAAAGAAGACAGGAATGTTTATCGATGGTGCGGAAGATACGCGAAGAGAAGAAAACCATATTGAAAGAGCAATTAGATTTGATTCAGTCAGAAAAACAAAAGGTTCAAGGTGAATGTGACGGGTTGCAATATCAGGTCGAGGTCCGCAACATAACCAAGAAGATCAGTGATCTGAATGAAAAGCTTGACTCGACAAGCACTTTGTCCGAACCGCGGGAGAATAGTTTCATGCGCTATGAATATAAACATAACACTGCTTTAAGAGACATATCAAATGCTCTGAACAACCTTGGTCGTATTAAAGTTAGTACAACATTCCCTGCCCTTTGTTCCGCAAAGATTAGCAAAGCAATCACACATCTAAAATCGTGTGTTACCATAACTACAGTTGATTACCATGGAAACCCCAGAGTTAGTGGCTCCGATCCAGTGATAGCCGATCTCAGAAATGACAAGGGAGATGTGATAGATACCAAAATCAAAGATAGAAATGATGGTACCTACGAGATTCATTACGTTCCCCCGAAGTCGGGAAATTATAAAATGTGTATAGGCATATTTAACCGACCAATTAAGGGAAGTCCATTTTCAATTAGTGTAACTGATCACAACAATCCGGTGTTGAGATATGGAACTAGAGGAACAAGAGAGGATGGCTTAATGCAGCCGCTCCGAGTAGCGACGGGGGATTCTGATGGGAATGTGTATGTTCTTGATACGGGTAACAGTAGAGTCAAGGTCATTGACGAGTATGGGGACTTTGTGCGCCATATTGGATCAGAGGGGTTCGAAAATCAAAGTGGGATGGGCATTGCTCTTACAAAGGACAATCAAGTTGTTGTTGTGAATTGGAGAACGAAACTAGTATCCTTCCTTTCACAAGAAGGCGAACTTTTGAACAAATTTACACATGACTGTTTCGCAGAACCGATTGATATTGCGATTAATTCGCGTGATGAGATTATTATTGCCGATATTGgagcaaataaaattttcatatttgacCGGTCAGGAAAGTTGTTGACGACTTTCGGAAATAAAGGGGAAAGGGAGGGACAGTTTAGAAACATCTCCGCCGTGACTGTAGGAAAATGTGATGAAATCCTTGTAGCGGATCATAGAATTCAAGTATTCACTAAGGATGGTAAATTTTCCCGCCAAGTTCCGAATCAGTCCAAAGGCGACTATGGCGGGATCGTTGTTGACTCTTCAGGCTATATTTTAGCCACCCGTATTGAAAAAGGTCGGGGCTTTGTGCAAGTCTTGAATTCGAGTGGAAAATTGATGTTCTGTATAGACAGTTTCGAGGACAAGTTGAAACGTCCTAGTGGACTCGCTGTAACAAAAGACCATCATGTATATGTAGCAGACCTTGGAAACAACTGTGTCAAAAAGTTTAGATACAG GTAG
- the LOC123527428 gene encoding tripartite motif-containing protein 2-like isoform X2 produces the protein MMSSTLVETVSINYEDFNDSFLTCGTCLCVYDSNEHHPKLLPCSHTVCKNCLERIVDTQIHDTGTFRCPICRETIGIPRGGVISFPASFIVNQLLDLMSRQRRDVIPKCSVHAAEELLFCESCDSVFCLQCTGEEHNGRGASEHTVIPFSIAIKRMSEILLYKAHLCIKNLNNAFDNVSTEAHQLENSVERTMENINRSFQDIISLVDKRRQECLSMVRKIREEKKTILKEQLDLIQSEKQKVQGECDGLQYQVEVRNITKKISDLNEKLDSTSTLSEPRENSFMRYEYKHNTALRDISNALNNLGRIKVSTTFPALCSAKISKAITHLKSCVTITTVDYHGNPRVSGSDPVIADLRNDKGDVIDTKIKDRNDGTYEIHYVPPKSGNYKMCIGIFNRPIKGSPFSISVTDHNNPVLRYGTRGTREDGLMQPLRVATGDSDGNVYVLDTGNSRVKVIDEYGDFVRHIGSEGFENQSGMGIALTKDNQVVVVNWRTKLVSFLSQEGELLNKFTHDCFAEPIDIAINSRDEIIIADIGANKIFIFDRSGKLLTTFGNKGEREGQFRNISAVTVGKCDEILVADHRIQVFTKDGKFSRQVPNQSKGDYGGIVVDSSGYILATRIEKGRGFVQVLNSSGKLMFCIDSFEDKLKRPSGLAVTKDHHVYVADLGNNCVKKFRYR, from the exons ATGATGAGCTCAACTCTCGTGGAGACTGTGTCTATCAACTATGAGGACTTTAACGACAGTTTCCTGACCTGCGGTACCTGTCTGTGTGTGTACGACAGCAACGAACACCACCCGAAACTACTGCCCTGCTCACATACTGTGTGTAAGAACTGCTTGGAGAGAATTGTCGACACTCAGATACATGACACAGGAACATTCAGATGTCCTATATGTCGTGAAACTATAG GTATACCACGAGGTGGAGTCATATCTTTCCCTGCAAGTTTTATAGTCAACCAACTTCTGGACCTAATGTCTCGTCAGCGTCGTGATGTCATTCCGAAATGCTCCGTACATGCTGCAGAGGAACTACTTTTCTGTGAGTCCTGTGATTCAGTATTCTGTTTGCAATGTACGGGAGAGGAGCACAATGGACGAGGAGCCAGTGAACATACCGTCATTCCATTCTCGATAGCAATTAAACGTATGTCAGAAATATTGCTGTACAAGGCTCATTTGTGTATCAAAAACCTGAACAATGCGTTTGACAATGTCTCCACTGAAGCACACCAGCTTGAGAATTCAGTGGAACGTACCATGGAAAATATTAATAGGTCGTTTCAAGATATCATTTCTCTCGTTGACAAAAGAAGACAGGAATGTTTATCGATGGTGCGGAAGATACGCGAAGAGAAGAAAACCATATTGAAAGAGCAATTAGATTTGATTCAGTCAGAAAAACAAAAGGTTCAAGGTGAATGTGACGGGTTGCAATATCAGGTCGAGGTCCGCAACATAACCAAGAAGATCAGTGATCTGAATGAAAAGCTTGACTCGACAAGCACTTTGTCCGAACCGCGGGAGAATAGTTTCATGCGCTATGAATATAAACATAACACTGCTTTAAGAGACATATCAAATGCTCTGAACAACCTTGGTCGTATTAAAGTTAGTACAACATTCCCTGCCCTTTGTTCCGCAAAGATTAGCAAAGCAATCACACATCTAAAATCGTGTGTTACCATAACTACAGTTGATTACCATGGAAACCCCAGAGTTAGTGGCTCCGATCCAGTGATAGCCGATCTCAGAAATGACAAGGGAGATGTGATAGATACCAAAATCAAAGATAGAAATGATGGTACCTACGAGATTCATTACGTTCCCCCGAAGTCGGGAAATTATAAAATGTGTATAGGCATATTTAACCGACCAATTAAGGGAAGTCCATTTTCAATTAGTGTAACTGATCACAACAATCCGGTGTTGAGATATGGAACTAGAGGAACAAGAGAGGATGGCTTAATGCAGCCGCTCCGAGTAGCGACGGGGGATTCTGATGGGAATGTGTATGTTCTTGATACGGGTAACAGTAGAGTCAAGGTCATTGACGAGTATGGGGACTTTGTGCGCCATATTGGATCAGAGGGGTTCGAAAATCAAAGTGGGATGGGCATTGCTCTTACAAAGGACAATCAAGTTGTTGTTGTGAATTGGAGAACGAAACTAGTATCCTTCCTTTCACAAGAAGGCGAACTTTTGAACAAATTTACACATGACTGTTTCGCAGAACCGATTGATATTGCGATTAATTCGCGTGATGAGATTATTATTGCCGATATTGgagcaaataaaattttcatatttgacCGGTCAGGAAAGTTGTTGACGACTTTCGGAAATAAAGGGGAAAGGGAGGGACAGTTTAGAAACATCTCCGCCGTGACTGTAGGAAAATGTGATGAAATCCTTGTAGCGGATCATAGAATTCAAGTATTCACTAAGGATGGTAAATTTTCCCGCCAAGTTCCGAATCAGTCCAAAGGCGACTATGGCGGGATCGTTGTTGACTCTTCAGGCTATATTTTAGCCACCCGTATTGAAAAAGGTCGGGGCTTTGTGCAAGTCTTGAATTCGAGTGGAAAATTGATGTTCTGTATAGACAGTTTCGAGGACAAGTTGAAACGTCCTAGTGGACTCGCTGTAACAAAAGACCATCATGTATATGTAGCAGACCTTGGAAACAACTGTGTCAAAAAGTTTAGATACAGGTGA